In the genome of bacterium, one region contains:
- the nusG gene encoding transcription termination/antitermination protein NusG — protein MRWYVIHTYSGHENRVKSALESSAQRLGLQDKLGRVLIPTEEITEIKHGKRKTTAKQLYPSYLMVEMDLTDDVWNAVSSTPGVTSFLGSRRKPQAMRSAEAARLLARIDGTKVAGPADIPFHAGDSVKIVDGPFANFTGIINEVDKQHGKVKVMVTIFGRTTPVELDFIQINEI, from the coding sequence ATGCGCTGGTACGTAATTCATACATACTCCGGGCACGAAAACCGGGTCAAGTCGGCCTTGGAGTCGTCGGCCCAAAGGCTGGGACTGCAGGACAAGCTGGGCCGGGTGCTTATCCCCACCGAGGAAATAACCGAGATCAAGCACGGCAAGCGCAAGACCACCGCCAAGCAGCTTTATCCCAGCTATCTGATGGTGGAGATGGACCTGACCGACGACGTCTGGAACGCGGTGTCGTCCACCCCCGGGGTCACCAGCTTCCTGGGCTCACGCCGCAAGCCCCAGGCCATGAGAAGCGCCGAGGCCGCCCGGCTGCTGGCCCGGATAGACGGAACCAAGGTGGCGGGCCCGGCAGACATCCCGTTCCATGCCGGCGACTCGGTGAAGATAGTGGACGGGCCCTTTGCCAACTTCACCGGGATCATCAACGAAGTGGACAAACAGCACGGCAAGGTCAAGGTGATGGTCACCATCTTCGGCCGGACCACCCCGGTGGAACTGGATTTCATACAGATCAACGAAATATAA